In the bacterium SCSIO 12741 genome, GCACCAACGTTTATAGATGGTTTGGAATAGGATCCTATCGCCAATATCGATCAGGTGAATATCAAATAACGGTGCTTACATTAGGCTACGGAGATTCTCGATTTCGCATTAAAAACCGGCAGGAATCAAAAGATGTTCCCAAAAAATCGGCGAGCCGTTTTATGTATAACGAACCCATCTTACACCATGGCCATACGGTTGACTTTCTCTTCGTTTCCAAGTTTTAATGGTATGCTCTGGTGCTTAGCAAGTCTTTGGATTGGGACTGCTTGCGATACCCACACAGAGTCGTTGCCTGTACAAAATGAAACCATCCCGGCCCAGATCGATACAGTAGAATGGAACCCAACTTCGTTCTGTCAGTTGAGCTACGACAGCCTTACCCGAAAGGATTACCGCATGCACAAGCATATTCTGGCAAAATTTGATCACCCGGAGAAACGTGGCTACTATTTTTCATCGGAAGGGGATACCCTGAACTTCTTTGTCTACCACCAAGATATTGCTGCTTTTTTAGGCGGCCTCAATCCCAAGGAAACTGGCGTGGACAAGCGTTTGACCAATAAAGTCATTTACCGGCTGCTCGAATACGATCCGGCCATGCTCAACTTTGGGCTGGGAATAAGGCGTTCAAAGGAAGAGAAATGGTCATACTTTTGGGATCAGGTGGCACATCCGCTATGTTACTCGCAGGCTCTGGATAGTACTATTCGAGGTATTGAACTCAATTATATTTCGCGAAATGCCAGCCAGGATACGATCAAAGAAAAGTTAATCAGGCATTTGAATCAAGCTCTAACGGTCAGTCCAGAACAATTGAAAGATTTTTACCAAATAGAGTAGACGTGATAGCGGCAAATTTTAATTTAGCTGCAAATCCGAAAACATGAAATATTTAGCCCCATTTGTACTAGCCCTTTTTATGTGGAGTTGCTCTGGAAACAGTGGTTCTGGAGAATCTCAAGACCAATCTGCTGTGGTTAGTGATTTCTTAACTGACGTGAGTTCTTTTGAAGATTTTAAAAGTAAAACTCCCATTAAGGATTTTGCCGCTATGGCAGACGATGCTTCTTTCAAATCCAAAGACTTGGACAAGGACAATGTCATGGAAATTTTGTCTGAAGCTCGTGCTTATACGCATGTAGTGATAATCGTAGAAGATCATACGCTGGTTCGCATTGTAGAATTGAAAGATTGTAAGCAATCGGGTTCCTGGGGAGCTTGTATGCCCAAAGCAGAAGGTTACATTAAGAAGGGTGACTTGGTTTACCAGAATGACTACATCAATAACATCATTGGCCGTCCGGATGATCAAAAGCGGACCGTTTATATGTTTAAATAATGCGGTTGTTGCGTTATTTTCTTCTTTTCCTTCTTCCGATTGGAGTCCTTTTAGGCTCATTTCGTGAACCAAATCAGCAAGAGTATCGGGTTTCCGAAAACCTATTTATCTCCTATGAAGTAAATCCTCAAACAGAGGATATTCGTTTGTTTTGGAAGGATGACAACCAGAAATTATACCGTAGCCTTGGTCGACTCAAAAAATCGTTGGAGGCAAACAATCAGGAATTGGTTTTTGCCATGAACGGTGGAATGTATCAACCTGATGGTACACCTCAAGGCCTTTTCATCGATCGGGGAAAACAGGTGAAACAACTAAACCGGGTTCAGGAGGCTTATGGTAACTTTTACATGCAGCCCAATGGAGTGTTTGCGCTAACCAAGGATGGTAAGGGAATAGTTTGTCAATCCACCGATTACGACCAGCTGAACAACGTTTGGTACGCGACCCAATCGGGACCCATGTTGGTGATTGATGGACAGCTGCACCCCAAGTTTAACAAAGGCTCATCGAATGTACATATCCGAAATGGAGTAGGGGTATTACCAGACGGTCGATTGCTC is a window encoding:
- a CDS encoding phosphodiester glycosidase family protein, with the translated sequence MRLLRYFLLFLLPIGVLLGSFREPNQQEYRVSENLFISYEVNPQTEDIRLFWKDDNQKLYRSLGRLKKSLEANNQELVFAMNGGMYQPDGTPQGLFIDRGKQVKQLNRVQEAYGNFYMQPNGVFALTKDGKGIVCQSTDYDQLNNVWYATQSGPMLVIDGQLHPKFNKGSSNVHIRNGVGVLPDGRLLFAMSKRKVNFYDMATYFKQKGCKNALYLDGFVSRTYLPAQNWLQMDGQFGVIIGVVKAE